One part of the Paroedura picta isolate Pp20150507F chromosome 5, Ppicta_v3.0, whole genome shotgun sequence genome encodes these proteins:
- the PSMB2 gene encoding proteasome subunit beta type-2 — protein MEYLIGIQGKDFVLVAADTIAASSIVHMKRDHDKMFKMSEKILLLCVGEAGDTVQFAEYIQKNVQLYKMRNGYELSPTAAANFTRRNLADYLRSRTPYHVNLLLAGYDEQDGPALYYMDYLASLAKAPFAAHGYGAFLTLSILDRYYKPSITREEAIEILKKCLEELQKRFILNLPSFNARFIDKDGIHDVDNIPLLKAAA, from the exons ATGGAGTACCTCATCGGCATTCAGGGAAAGGACTTCGTCCTGGTAGCTGCGGACACCATCGCGGCCTCCAGCATCGTCCATATGAAGCGCG ATCATGACAAGATGTTCAAGATGAGTGAGAAAATCTTGCTCCTATGTGTTGGGGAGGCTGGTGATACTGTCCAGTTTGCAGAATACATCCAGAAAAATGTCCAACTCTACAAGATGAGGAATG GATATGAGTTGTCTCCAACTGCAGCCGCCAACTTCACGCGTCGGAATCTGGCTGACTATCTGCGGAGCAGG accCCTTATCACGTCAACCTCCTCCTGGCAGGCTACGATGAGCAGGATGGGCCTGCCCTCTACTACATGGATTACCTCGCCTCTTtagccaaagctccctttgcaGCCCATGGCTATGGGGCCTTCCTGACGCTCAGCATCCTTGACCGCTACTACAAACCAA GTATTACACGTGAAGAGGCCATAGAGATTCTCAAGAAATGTCTCGAGGAG CTCCAGAAGCGCTTCATTCTGAACTTGCCTTCTTTCAATGCCCGTTTCATTGATAAAGACGGCATCCATGACGTGGACAACATACCTCTGTTGAAAGCAGCGGCCTGA